In the genome of Rhodoferax fermentans, one region contains:
- the aspS gene encoding aspartate--tRNA ligase, with product MAMRSQYCGLVTEALLGQTVTLCGWVNRRRDHGGVIFVDVRDREGYVQVVCDPDRAEMFKVAEDLRNEFCIQVKGLVRARPDGTVNDNLKSGKIEVLCHELKVLNPSVTPPFQLDEENLSETTRLTHRVLDLRRPYMQNNLMLRYRVAMEVRKFLDTHGFVDIETPMLTKSTPEGARDYLVPSRVHDGHFFALPQSPQLFKQLLMVAGFDRYYQITKCFRDEDLRADRQPEFTQIDIETSFMEEEDIRDLFQGMIKTVFQNTLGVDLGEFPVMSYQEAALRFGSDKPDLRVKLEFTELTDVMGDVDFKVFSGAANMKGGRVVALRVPGGAREGSGLSRGEIDSYGEFVKIYGAKGLAWIKVNDLAKGRDGLQSPIVKNLHDKAIAEVLARTGAQDGDLLFFGADKEKIVNDAIGALRIKIGHSAFGKNNGLFEDRWAPLWVVDFPMFEYDDESDRWMAVHHPFTAPKDGHEDLMVTDPGKCISKGYDMVLNGWEMGGGSVRIHRADVQQKVFDALKITPEEAQLKFGFLLDALQYGAPPHGGLAFGLDRIVTMMTGAESIRDVIAFPKTQRAQCLLTQAPSLVDEKQLRELHIRLRNADLVKPA from the coding sequence ATGGCAATGCGTTCTCAATATTGTGGTCTGGTGACCGAGGCCCTGCTGGGCCAAACTGTGACTCTGTGTGGCTGGGTCAATCGTCGGCGTGACCATGGCGGTGTCATTTTTGTCGATGTGCGTGACCGCGAAGGTTATGTCCAGGTGGTGTGTGACCCGGATCGTGCCGAGATGTTCAAGGTGGCTGAAGACTTGCGCAACGAGTTCTGTATCCAGGTCAAAGGCCTGGTGCGTGCACGTCCGGACGGCACCGTCAATGACAACCTGAAGAGCGGCAAGATCGAGGTGTTGTGCCACGAGTTGAAGGTGCTCAACCCTTCTGTGACCCCGCCGTTCCAGCTCGACGAAGAGAACCTCAGTGAGACCACCCGTCTGACCCACCGTGTGCTGGACCTGCGTCGCCCCTACATGCAAAACAACCTGATGCTGCGCTACCGCGTGGCGATGGAAGTGCGCAAGTTCCTGGACACCCATGGTTTTGTCGACATCGAAACCCCGATGTTGACCAAGAGCACCCCCGAAGGTGCGCGCGACTACCTGGTGCCCAGCCGGGTGCATGACGGTCACTTTTTTGCCCTGCCGCAAAGCCCGCAGCTGTTCAAACAGTTGCTGATGGTGGCCGGTTTTGACCGTTATTACCAGATCACCAAGTGTTTCCGTGACGAAGACCTGCGCGCTGACCGCCAGCCTGAGTTCACCCAGATCGATATCGAAACCTCGTTCATGGAAGAGGAAGACATCCGCGACCTGTTCCAGGGCATGATCAAGACCGTGTTCCAGAACACCTTGGGTGTGGACCTGGGCGAGTTCCCGGTGATGAGTTACCAGGAAGCGGCGTTGCGTTTTGGCTCCGACAAGCCGGATTTGCGCGTCAAGCTCGAATTCACCGAACTCACCGACGTCATGGGTGATGTGGACTTCAAGGTGTTCTCGGGTGCGGCCAACATGAAAGGTGGCCGTGTGGTGGCTTTGCGGGTGCCCGGTGGCGCTCGGGAAGGTTCCGGCCTGTCACGTGGCGAGATCGACAGCTACGGTGAGTTTGTCAAGATTTACGGTGCCAAGGGCCTGGCCTGGATCAAGGTCAACGACCTGGCCAAGGGACGCGACGGCCTGCAAAGCCCGATTGTCAAGAACCTGCATGACAAGGCCATTGCCGAAGTGCTGGCACGCACCGGTGCCCAAGACGGCGACTTGCTGTTTTTTGGCGCCGACAAGGAAAAGATCGTCAACGATGCCATCGGTGCCTTGCGCATCAAGATTGGCCACAGCGCGTTTGGCAAGAACAACGGCCTGTTCGAAGACCGCTGGGCGCCCCTGTGGGTGGTGGACTTCCCGATGTTCGAGTACGACGACGAGTCCGACCGCTGGATGGCCGTGCACCACCCCTTCACCGCGCCCAAGGACGGGCACGAGGACCTGATGGTCACCGATCCGGGCAAATGCATCTCCAAGGGCTACGACATGGTCCTCAACGGCTGGGAAATGGGTGGCGGCTCGGTGCGGATTCACCGTGCCGATGTGCAGCAGAAAGTGTTTGACGCGCTCAAGATCACGCCCGAAGAAGCCCAGCTCAAGTTTGGCTTCCTGCTCGACGCGTTGCAATACGGCGCGCCGCCGCACGGTGGCTTGGCCTTTGGTCTGGACCGCATCGTCACCATGATGACCGGTGCCGAGTCGATCCGCGACGTGATCGCCTTCCCGAAAACCCAGCGTGCCCAGTGTCTGCTGACACAGGCCCCGTCTCTGGTGGACGAAAAGCAGTTGCGCGAATTGCACATCCGCCTGCGCAATGCCGATCTGGTCAAGCCAGCCTGA